atatccaACACAACCCAAGCCATCCTATAAGATTATTccaaaagagatagagagaggagggagaggaaacGGAAAGATACGAAACAAAAGTCATAACTctataaaatatcatgcttctaccaagattaagctctcaaacctcaagggaccaactcacaccaccacaTCTCGAACAAATTCCTATATGCTTCAGAAAAAATTCTAATCGAAACCTAAGAAACTCCTTCGATCTCCCTTAGGTTCTCTCCTTCCCCCATAGATCTTCgaaaaaaagaatgaaatgaaaaaggaAAACATGATCAATCAAGGCCTTTCCAttgttttcatatatttttattatgctTTCCTCCCGTTTTTCCTCCACCTTTTTCGTCCTTGAGAGTCTAAATCGGGTGGAAGGCTTAGGGTAGCCGAATAGTGAAATTTAGGTTTTAGTGTTAGATGGAAGAAGCTCCCGACGATAGTGGTTGTAGAGGGTTGCCCGTCGATCACCACTGTCATCCTCTATTTCTGATCAAATCCTAGAAATCTCAAATACTTGAATCAAAATTCTAGAATTCAGGAAGAATTCCCTCTCTTCTTCTGTAGTGGGTTGGATAAAGTCAAGATCTGAGATGGAGAGTGTCAGCACCAGATAGAAGAGGGCAATTGAGTTGAGGAAAAAGCGAACGAATTCCTCTTGCGTCAGCCCAACGAGACTTTGCCTCCTCTATAACGCCTTTGTCTATGCGGCCAACCCCCTTGCCCGCTGACACACCCCCACCCCGCTCTGCCACAACTACACCGCCACCACAGCCACCAGTGGCCTTGCCACCGACACCTTCAGTCTCACCGATGTCTGGAAGGTTTTCATCCTTGAGAGCGGGTGAACAGAAAAATTTAGGCGAGCTATGAAGCAGACGAACAGGAAAGCTTAGCGTTGTTTATTTTTATGtggctctctcttttttttcgtaTACCTCACGTATCAAACGGAGGTTTCTCCATTGAGAAGCCTGCATTTTTATAAATGTATATTAAATTTGTTTGTGGGGATCCAGAATGGCTTTTGGATTGCAggaattgatggttaattctaaaaaaatatcgaATATATGTGTCTAGGTCATTTGGTAACAATTTTCAACTACTTAACAAATATGCCAATTATACTAGTTGGcttcttcttaaaatttggaaAATAGGAGCTATCCTAATTGGAACCTGATTAAATTTGTAAATTAAGGCATCGCGAGAAGATAATTGCTTTGCTCACATGGATGCCATCAACCTAACTGACCAACAGAACCTCACATGGGTCAAAATTTTGCTTCAttcttttctatttctttttcctTGATGGTGCGGTTGGTCTTCTTAAGGGCGACAGAGGATCGTTCCACTTTCCAAAGTGCAAATTTGTTGGATCTCATGTTCATCATGTTCTCTTATTTTTAAGACTTAATTACGTAGAAACAACTcaaatttttagaaatttttaattttatttaaaatttttatttaatataattagatCATCCAACTTTTATCTTCTATTTGATACGAAGCATGAATTGAAAGAAGGATGGATGGAGAAGAAATGATAGATGAAGGAAATAATAGATAGGTTTTCTATCCATCCACTCATATATTTGGTGAAACATGAGGatggatgaaaataattttctcattTGAAAGATGAAGGAAGAATGgatgatatttttataacattttATAAAACTATCTTTTgacaaaaatattattattatcaatttataagacTTATTTATGCTAAAGAAGTAAACAatctataaatttataatctttataatttataattatattaaaaattatataaatatttaatttaatatagatttcataaattaattatataaataactaactaATTTATAGTTTAATttgaatattaattaatattatacaaataattaattaaaaataataaatataaatagagaaatagaagataatctaattatttaattataattatgaaaattatatattaagattaaaataataactaataaaatttaatagtacataattaatagtatatataaaatatatataaaaatattaatgaaaaagtaaaaaaatattatatttttatcaaaaaaaataatgaagaataattttatcaatattaaAGTTTATCCTTTAATGCTCCATCCTTTCTTTCTTCATCCTCCCAATTTGGAAGGATGCAAAATGATGGGCCAGAATGGATGGACAATCCATCATTTCCATCCATCGTTCCTGTAATTTTTTGAAACAAACTATAGATGGATGCTATCTATCCTTCCAATCCAATCCATCCACCCTCTCACGACCCAAACCAAACATAgcattaaattgagtcaattcgGATCATGACTGTAATTTTCATTAGTTTGTCGCGAtaaaattatcatataatatcatgtgacttgcttatatatttatatatatatatatatataatttagtttATTTTAATAACCCACCTATGGCTATGTTCCTATCTCATGTTAGTGGCAACCATCTCGTCATTGAATTTAGGGCGGCAATGGATCAAGTTGGGTCGCGGAAAGCTTCTAATTGGAGCCCAACAAGTTAAAAATCGACACGTGTTAGGTCTATTTCATAAACAGGTTACACAATTCGACATGCATAATTTGCTTTGTAAAACAAATCAAGTTGGCTTGGGTCTGTAGTAACAGTTTTTCTGGATTGATGTGACATGAGCGAATGGGTGGCTGACCGGACTTAACCTACAGATCAAAAGTTTCAATATGAACCTGATCCATTTAACAAATGGGTTCTGGCGTGTAGATCAGTTCATGAGCCTGACTTGCTTATGCCAAACCGAAACCCACTTGTTGAATTGCTTCCTGTTGGGTTGGCGGCCCCGTTCATAGATTTCCACCCTAGTTGTGGTGCCACTTTGGTCTCCAGCAGATTCCGTAGGGCTCAGCCGAATCTCGAGATCTGATTTTGTTCACGCAAAGCAAGTATAAGCAAGAGAAGTATTTAGGTGAAGTGGCATACTACTATTTTTATGCTTGGATAAAAAGTCTACATTTTGGAGAAACTTGACTGACTGTTATAGATGTCATCAAACCTAGGCCCTCCTTTTTTTCTGTTTTTCTTGAGATAGGAGAGAAATCTCATCCTCTAGGAGAACAGGAGAGGTACCTAGAACTGTCTCAGATTTTTATTCATGAATTCAAGATTTTTACTTGGCAAAACTCTGACAGGGTTCAAGTCTACAGGATCAACACCATTCAAGACTCCTGTTTACCCATTTCTTGGAACAGGGGGTGTGACAACCGACCCAACGCTCAGGTCACACCTGGGTAACACCATGCTCTGTTATATATTGAACAATTATACAGATGCTTAGCAACTCTAAATCATCATGAAAACAAGCAAAATCGTATACAGACTAGATGCAATCATGCAGTGGTAAAACCTAAGTTAGAAAaggaaatatttattaatttgtaTCTTAGGATATAGAAGCTATCCTGTCACAATGTAAACAGTGATTACAATGAAAATTTGCTTGGGAAGCGAGCGTGGTTTAATGAGTTCACATCATGCAGACCCATGGACCATGTTTCATTACTTTTGTTGTTGGGCCAGTTCAAGTTTCGGAACATTCTTCTTTGTCCTTTGATCCTAAACATGGAAATTGGAACACTGTAGAATCTTTTGCTTGCATAGATTTTCCGTCGGTTACCTGAAACTGACCTCCAAACTGGTAATGTAAGCTGTCATCCTTCACAGTTCAAGCCTCAAgtttgaacatctcatgtcccATCAGAATATAATATacgtaaagaagaaaaaaaagcttTAATAGCTAAAGTAATCTAGTTATGATatcataaattaaaatctattacaACAAATCACAAAATAAATACAAATCAACACAGTATTCTTGGAGACACAAAGGGATAACAGGAGCAAATCATTTCTATGTAATACTCGAGGAATTTAATGCTGCAAAAGATGGAACAGCGCCCAACCTTATCCCTATCAAAAGGAATTTAGTTAGGCTTAAAAAATTTGAGTTTGAGCCCACTGTTCACCATGCTCCAGACACCACCAATAGAGAAGGCTAAGCTGAAAGCTATTCCCATCATGCCTAGGCCCCAATTCAGATACCAGTTGAAACTAAATCTTTGGGGCTTCTTTATAAGAACCCACATGAAGCAAGGGTATGCAAAGGTGACAGGAAGTGTGAGGCCACCCAACAGGCCAGCCAGGCTAGAAAGGAAAGGAAGTGCTACTCCAATGAAGAATGAAATAAAGCCATAAAAGACCCGAAAGCCAGACCGGACCCAAATTGAGCATGGACGATTTGTTCGGCTGGTGTAACCTGCCTCGAAACTGTCGAACACTGGCATTGAATATATCTGGAAACTACTCAGACAATTAAACACAACCAAAAGAAATGTTGTTGCCAACAGCCCCCTTGCGATATCATGGCTGTGAAAAGCATATAGGGCATTCAGCATCCCTCCTGCAGGCATCTGCAAGGTGAATAAACGTTAGGATCAACATACATGCATATGGTTGAATATATGATATAGCTAGTGACTAGCACAACAAAAGAATAGATTCTGGTTACCATCAGAATTTCTACGCATAGTGATGGTATTTAAAATATTTACCAGGTTCCCATAAGCCCAAAAACCTCCAATGGCAATAGGAAATAAACACATTGCAATTAGAAGATATGCAACTTTGGCTCCTCTCCACATGGGAACATGTGCAGGATGTTTAAAAGTTGATGGCATTGTTGCCTGCAATTCAAGTTCAGCAAGAACTTCATGAGCCAAAGAAAAgggatgataataataataataataaaagaacgcTGGAGACATTCTCATCCAATCCTGTCATAATAAAAATGCTTAGACAGATCTATCAAGTTCACTTGGATAATTCTTTTGGAGCCTCGAGTATATACCTGAATCTCTAATGCCAGATTGTGTCCTCTGAATGCAAATGCTATTATGCCAAGAGCATTCAAGATTGAGAAAACCGATGCAGTGAAAGACTGGGATCTGAGTGGCTGATAAGAGATAGAAGGGGGCCTCTCTTGGCTGACTGAGAGTACCCAGGCCATGCTAGTATAGGTGATTGCCGTTACAGCTCCAATAAGTGAGAGTCCAGCAATGGAGTTTAGGTTTGGGAGCTGAGAAAGAACGATGCATAAAGAGGTAAATACCAGATACCACTCAACAGTTGAAAGTGGGTTTGATGAACAAAGGGGCCCGCAAACTATCTGAAAAAAGAGCTTCATGGTTTCCCCCCCAATAAGAATCAATGCTGTTGCAGTTCCCGCTGATAAATAAACTGTCGGGAACAAAGCTAGCCAAACACCTAACCTTTCtcctgaattaaaaaaaaaaaaaacaattttgtacttaagaGCATTAACAAGGCAAAAAAATACTGTATACGGCATAAACATTAGCCTCCATTTATAAATTTATGGGGTTTTACCATGACAGTGGCGTACATAGTATAGCATTTAATATCCATTTTTGACATTTAGGATCTCTATTTGTAACTTTGTATGATTAGATTAATTTCATCATTTTCACAAGAATAGATGAATGCACCATTTTGTTCATGAGAGCCAAAATATATCTTCCATGAGCATACTGTCAGGTTCTGAATGTGCTCTATGACATagtatgcaacataattcacaATGTAACAACGGTGAGATCCAGTAGGAggtaacaaaattttaaaatatctgaTCTGCAGCTGGTCTTATCTCTCCCTCACCTATGGATCTTGATGAACACACGGAGTGAGTAGTGACTGTGTAGCTTAACTGCTTATGCTCATCATAATCATACAGAAAATAGAATTACAGATACACATTGTTTATTGCTGGAGGTGGTGTATATATTACTGCATCATGCTAACCcgattcttcaattttttttttttttttttttcatgtgattGCTTAAAAACTGAATCAGTCCATAACTATAAATGATCCACATGCCGATTTGGAGAGGACAATAACCTATTAACAATTCACTTAGCGCACTTTGCGTGGAACTTGCCAACCTAAACTGATGTGTAATGCTCAGAACAAAAGCATAAATCATTGCCTGCTGCATATCAAATTCCAACACATGGTTAGCACCCAAATATACTAGAATACATGACAACCAAGAATTAAATTCTATTAGTAGCATCAAGagttctaatcaataatttagaTGGCCAATATTGGACCTAATCGCCAATCGATTTACAGCCACATTGACTTTCCCTGACAAATTCAAAGTTTAAATGACCCAAAATATGTCGTTAGAAACAAGTTCAAAGGTGATATAAGACATGATGCATcaatattgattttatttcacGCATAAACATGTTCAATGAAGCATGAAAAGTTGCTGGTCTCTGCCTCATGCTTTTAGAACATGATCAATCAGTGCACTAAGCTAAGAAGATATGAAAAAAATCTGTAGCAGCCTAACAAGAATTTAGTACCTTGCTCCTAGTATGGAAACAAAACCTTGATGTATTATTGGAGAATTCACACAAGTACATAATTCACTTAATTGTATTCAAGTCAGAGCTAGCAATTATGCACCTAGTCTATCAACCCAGTCTGCTTTAGAACCCTGTAATCCACCAATCATGTTCCCAAATTATGTATGGGATAGGCAAGCATGACTAGCCTGGGGGTTGTCATATAATTAGTTCTTCATCTCTGACCTTGCCAACAGCCCTCCTCAAGGTTCACAATCTTAGTACTGGTACCATATCAGTATGTTACCAATTCGGTATGGTATAACCTATACAGTCCAATACACACCTCATATCAAGATAGTTCCTAATCCTTTTTTTCTCACATTTTATCATGGTACCATCCGAAATGGTACGAGTCGGTATAAAGTATGGTACGTACCATAAGGACCAGTTCAGCACATATAGAACCGCACCCTAGTACTACAGGTGCCTAACAGGTATAGTATGGTACAATTGACAGCAAACCATGCCCCTACTATTCACCCACTATCTTGGACTATTACCCTGACTTCCCACCATCATCTTGCTTGGTTGTAGACCAATCTCCTTTCCTCATCCATTTCTTCATTTCTCCTCTCTGTTTCACTTCTCAGTTTATTAAATGAGTTAGGTATCAGTCCACTAGTATGTCAATGTGTTTAAGTCAAACATGTCTGACAGACTACTATGTAGGACTGGAATCTAGGTAAGGCCTTTGCTGTGTGATAGTGGATGTTGATTTGAGCTGACCCGACTCAATGACACCTATAAATCAACAATAAGGggaaaatgagagaaaaattaaaaaagtgaACAATAGAAGAAACAATTCACAAAATAGAGGAAGTAGTGAATACAAAATACCTCGCTGATATGGGGAAATAGCCTTAAATACAAAGGTCAAAATACAAAATTGGAATTACATTGAATGtagtctctctttctctctctctctctactcgATGCACTAAATACGAAATACTTGGTAAAGGATTTAAGCATTCCAAAACTGCCTAAAAATGCCCAGAAATATAGCCATTAAAAGTTCctagaaagtttttttttaaaaaaaaaattatattttctcgTAATGTCTAAATTATGCATCAAGAGGGTGCAAAGGTGGACAATATCAATTGTAGTAGTGTGTTAAAATATGATATGGCATCTAATAAAAAGTACACTTTGTTGATTATGATCTATACACTTTAAAACATGGATACATTGGAAATTAATAAGTTTTTTAAAGCTTAAATCATAGCAAAATGTCTTAGCATGTTATTAAAGCTGTCCATTTTTCTACCCATTTGATGCAAATGTTAGAGACCGTAAAAACAAACGACTTATAGCTTCTAAGTATTTCTAATGGTGTGAATCATGATAGATCATATGGATCACCAGTTTGGAAGGTCTATCATTGATTGAATCATTagatctttttataaaaaaattaacaatTAGTGTACAGTCCAATTCTCCACCCGCTGCACATGTAATGATCATAATTCTCCAACTAAACAGAGCTTGCAATTTGATTCTATAGAGAAATGACAATTTTATGCCATGTACCACACTATTTATCAGAACTTTTATGGAGGTATTCTTCTAAGTTGACCAATATCATTAATGCAGCTTTTCCTTGCAAAGATTGCTTTATTTGTTGGTAGCACCTCTCTGCAAGTAAAGCTAACAAATGCAACATATGAAAGAGGAGAGGGGTAAAGTGGCCATTTTTGGTAGGACCAGGTCATAAACTTTGTCCAATCACATTAATATAAATCTACCCTACCTCTCTACTATCCAGAGAGAGGCTCTATGTGTGCTTTGGGCcccgcgggggggggggggggtgttggaGGGGGGAGGGATTGCAGTATTCATTTTAGATGGTCCATAGCTGCTTTGAATTGTCATAATCCAAGTTTGAATTATTAATATGATTCTAGCCCAAGTACTCTAATCCAATTAATTTTGCCTTTTGATTGTACAAATTGAGAGAGCACAAAATTGATTTCTCCCTCACTTCATTGTGTCAATTTGAGACAACATTCCCTTTCTTAGgggaaagaaatgaaagaaacCAAATGGCCTTATATTATTTGTTTATAGCATCTAGCATGTACAAATGAACTTTGCTGATGCCAAAATCCGGCCCGATGATAGTGGATCTTGTTGAAGATTTGGAGACGTGGAGGGCATTGTTCGATCCATGCTGGTGGAAGATGGAATACCGATCTGTCTTGAAGAGTCGTGGATCTGCgcataaaaagaataaaaaagctTGTCGGATTGGCTCTGATCAAACCCTCCGATGCCTAAATCAGATCGGACTTTGGAACAATAACAATAAAGAAAAATGTAATAGAAGATTAGAGTAGTGATGAATGTTACTCTATTATGATCGGCTTGTTTTTGATCTGCCTTTACCTTAGCATTTTCACCTCAGCTAGATCAGATCGACTTTTTTCCTTAATCTTCTTAGATCGGCCATAGGACCTCAGCCTTCGGGAGCTCCATATTTGGGAGTTTGATCTTTGAGAGTTCAGCCTCAGGTTCCTCACCTCGATCTTGGCCTCCACTTCGGCCTCAGCTCGACTTTCACCTCAGCCTCAGACTGACTTTGATCACATCCCTATGGTGGCAAGGGCATGGTAGATGGCTGCGGCCTCGATGAGATCGGCCTCGGAGAGACAACCAAGGTTTTGGATGAAGgtgagaaaagaaggagaaatctTGGGCATTAGGATTATAGATCTATAATAGTTTGAGGTCATGCATGGTGATATTGGACTTTCTTATTCGTGGTTGGTCCTTGGAGAGCTCATAAGGACGTGGATGTCTATGCTTGCATCAAATGATGGAAAGGACATGAGAAGCATAGTGGAGTCCCATCACAAGGAGAGACATCGATTGGAGAAAgatgttggaattcgaggtttggggcatgcatttgtgtttcaaaactttattttctaaacactgcagcgaaatacaagattaaaacacttttaatctgaatcatgcatgcataaaaacataaaaccacaaggatctaattcatgtattgaaattgacatatgctgaaaatcagattatgatcaattcatatacctgttttgcaatcattttcttcaaatctggatctgaaagagaagagattttcttctagccgtacaagtatccgatctctatagatatccactcgggatcagtctagaacagtcctcttcaaattgaagtttcttctctaaaaaaattcagcctgctgaatctgaacgaagtctgaatcacgatcaacacttgatctctttttttgatcttcttcttctcctcttctctaatctttcttcctttgtttgtgcTGCTACCAGCAGGTAGAAACCAGCAAACAAGAGAGACCAATCAGCCTTGGACGTGGAACAATGTGGGACGTCCCAAGCGAAGGGATGTGTGGACGTCCAAGGAGaggggagaaggagaggaagagaggccgTGAGGGGTCTCCTTTGTGGTGTGTGGGgtgctggttggatgctctaaaGACCTTAGGAGAagtttctttaaataggcatgagaattgaatcctattcaatctcataatacaagtcctacttgcattggacttcctaataacttaagttatccaacttactttaggagatcctttaggcgccaacaattgaagcccttgcacccattatttcacactCCAAAACATACCCAAGGGACGCCCCATATAAGATCAAGAGGCCCTCTAATCGTagaacacgcccaacttgatcaaatcaaggtagcgcccaaaataaactatcaaaaaattaattaggaacttacaTCCTTAATTCATataatccaaaaccttagacacctaacaattggagtctcatgaa
This genomic window from Elaeis guineensis isolate ETL-2024a chromosome 13, EG11, whole genome shotgun sequence contains:
- the LOC105034840 gene encoding lysine histidine transporter-like 8 produces the protein MEEGARGGMGMEAELVSIPATPRGVSTPETVTPSGQRSPLPRAPGGGGGGSHSLSNKSWTPTPAMISPRFLSPSVGTPVKRVLVNLRAYLEEVGHLTRLNPQDAWLPITESRNGNAHYAAFHNLNAGIGFQALVLPVAFAFLGWSWGIISLIIAYFWQLYTLWILVKLHEAVPGRRYNRYVELAQAAFGERLGVWLALFPTVYLSAGTATALILIGGETMKLFFQIVCGPLCSSNPLSTVEWYLVFTSLCIVLSQLPNLNSIAGLSLIGAVTAITYTSMAWVLSVSQERPPSISYQPLRSQSFTASVFSILNALGIIAFAFRGHNLALEIQATMPSTFKHPAHVPMWRGAKVAYLLIAMCLFPIAIGGFWAYGNLMPAGGMLNALYAFHSHDIARGLLATTFLLVVFNCLSSFQIYSMPVFDSFEAGYTSRTNRPCSIWVRSGFRVFYGFISFFIGVALPFLSSLAGLLGGLTLPVTFAYPCFMWVLIKKPQRFSFNWYLNWGLGMMGIAFSLAFSIGGVWSMVNSGLKLKFFKPN